A single Lancefieldella parvula DSM 20469 DNA region contains:
- a CDS encoding PTS sugar transporter subunit IIB: MADKKFHALVCCRAGMGSSMMLKIKIDQVIKENDLPIETEHGNLDSLIGFNGDLVITMSDLTDELNADERVPSAVGITNIVDKAEMKEKLTAWLAEHNA; the protein is encoded by the coding sequence ATGGCTGATAAGAAGTTCCACGCACTGGTTTGCTGCCGTGCAGGTATGGGCTCTTCCATGATGCTCAAGATCAAGATTGATCAGGTCATTAAAGAGAATGATCTTCCAATCGAGACTGAGCACGGTAATTTGGATTCACTGATTGGTTTCAATGGCGATCTTGTTATCACTATGTCTGATCTTACTGACGAGCTCAACGCTGACGAACGCGTTCCTTCTGCAGTTGGCATCACCAACATTGTTGATAAGGCAGAGATGAAGGAGAAGCTCACCGCTTGGCTCGCAGAGCACAACGCATAA
- a CDS encoding SIS domain-containing protein, whose amino-acid sequence MAAEKEQVQEFLSIVGKSLHQYVENIDFEALSAAKKLILDAEAKGGRLHVTGIGKPGHVSGYAASLFSSTGTPTYELHGTECVHGSAGQTRPGDVVIAISNSGETGELKATVTCLKNVGVHIIALTGNPNSWLANEAEVALIAGVEQEGDSMNKPPRASILAEIMELQCLSILLQNEYGLNPEQYVKWHPGGALGASIREGK is encoded by the coding sequence ATGGCAGCTGAAAAAGAGCAGGTTCAGGAGTTTCTTTCCATTGTGGGAAAGTCACTCCATCAGTATGTAGAGAACATTGATTTTGAAGCACTTTCCGCAGCTAAAAAGCTTATTTTAGACGCAGAGGCAAAGGGTGGTCGTCTGCATGTAACTGGCATTGGTAAGCCAGGTCACGTTTCCGGTTATGCTGCATCGCTTTTCTCGTCAACTGGAACTCCAACCTATGAGCTTCACGGTACCGAATGCGTTCACGGATCTGCTGGTCAGACTCGTCCTGGTGATGTGGTTATTGCTATCTCTAACTCCGGCGAGACGGGCGAGCTTAAGGCTACGGTTACCTGTCTGAAGAATGTTGGCGTGCACATTATTGCGTTGACCGGCAATCCCAATTCCTGGCTGGCAAATGAGGCAGAGGTTGCTCTCATTGCAGGTGTTGAGCAGGAGGGCGACTCCATGAACAAACCTCCACGCGCATCAATCTTGGCTGAGATTATGGAGCTTCAGTGCCTTTCTATTCTGCTTCAGAACGAGTACGGCCTTAATCCAGAGCAGTACGTTAAGTGGCATCCCGGTGGAGCTCTTGGCGCATCTATTCGTGAGGGCAAATAA
- the secA gene encoding preprotein translocase subunit SecA, which produces MPNFLSKILSFGADKDLKAYQRIVEKINALEPTMQAMSDEELQSQTDKFKARYAEGESLDDLLPEAFATVREASVRTIGQRHFDVQLIGGIALHKGTIAEMKTGEGKTLVSTLAGYLNALSGEGVHIVTVNDYLAKRDSEWMGTIYKFLGITVGLLQNGMRLSLKKPAYEADITYGTNSEFGFDYLRDNMVTRPEMRVQRGHHYAIVDEVDSILIDEARTPLIISGAGTKSAGTYKDFAKAVRGLIPDVDFEMDEAKHTIATTEIGLEKVERALNIDDIYNDESGQLVNHLQQALKAEYMFHRDQQYVVIDGEVKIVDEFTGRIMEGRRYSEGLHQAIEAKENVQVREENQTLATITLQNYFLMYDKLSGMTGTAMTEDAEFREVYHVPVQVIPPNRPVKREDLDDLVYRTIDAKFEAVVKDVEERHQNGQPVLVGTVSIDNSERISRILSKRGIKHNVLNAKFHEREAQIIAQAGRKGAVTIATNMAGRGTDILLGGNPDVMAEDILRNQGIEPAEATQEQKETAHKEAKEICAAEREAVTDAGGLCVIGTERHESRRIDNQLRGRSGRQGDPGQTQFYLSLEDDLMRRFGGDRMDGVAAMMQRYELPDDMPIKARIVTKLVEGAQRKVEEVNFAMRKNVLDYDDVMNKQRQVIYAERNKILDGKDLMGLIETVTASTTQRVCEEFCYGDADEWDLEGLEKWLSELTGKTDLPEFSEDTKFEQLEGDVTAFVQKTFDEKTQKLGEEVMRELAAQVMLRVIDTRWMAYLQEMDYLKTGIGLRGFGQRDPLVEYKTEAYEAFTLLVNTMYEDFLRTILRLELVNRPRQNTETEAFQNAQYSGGEETDGDQKAFKQGKSMLKNAAAIGKSPQGTGASQSSVSTYRKSDDPNPYVNVGRNDPCPCGSGKKFKNCHGRNR; this is translated from the coding sequence ATGCCTAATTTCCTCTCTAAGATTCTGTCTTTTGGTGCTGACAAGGACCTTAAGGCATATCAACGTATTGTCGAGAAGATCAATGCGCTTGAGCCAACAATGCAAGCAATGAGTGATGAAGAGCTCCAATCTCAGACTGATAAGTTTAAGGCTCGTTATGCTGAAGGAGAAAGTCTGGATGATCTTCTTCCAGAGGCTTTTGCAACGGTGCGTGAGGCATCGGTAAGAACTATTGGTCAGCGTCACTTTGATGTTCAGCTTATCGGTGGTATTGCACTTCATAAGGGTACTATTGCAGAGATGAAGACCGGTGAAGGCAAGACGCTTGTTTCTACTCTGGCTGGTTACCTTAACGCACTGAGCGGCGAGGGCGTTCACATTGTTACTGTTAACGATTACCTAGCTAAACGAGACAGTGAGTGGATGGGTACCATCTACAAGTTCTTAGGCATTACCGTCGGTCTTCTGCAAAACGGTATGCGTTTGAGCCTTAAAAAGCCTGCGTATGAGGCAGATATTACTTATGGCACAAATTCAGAGTTTGGCTTTGACTACCTACGCGATAACATGGTTACTCGCCCAGAGATGCGCGTCCAGCGTGGTCATCATTACGCCATCGTCGACGAGGTTGACTCCATCCTTATCGATGAGGCTCGTACTCCTCTGATTATTTCTGGTGCTGGCACTAAATCTGCTGGTACATATAAAGATTTTGCTAAGGCAGTTCGCGGTTTAATTCCAGACGTTGACTTTGAGATGGATGAGGCAAAGCACACTATCGCAACAACTGAGATTGGTCTCGAGAAGGTCGAGCGTGCTCTCAACATCGACGATATCTATAACGATGAGTCTGGTCAGCTAGTTAATCATCTTCAGCAGGCGCTGAAGGCTGAGTATATGTTCCATCGTGACCAGCAGTATGTTGTCATTGACGGTGAAGTTAAGATTGTTGATGAGTTTACTGGTCGCATTATGGAAGGTCGTCGTTATTCTGAAGGTCTTCATCAGGCAATTGAAGCAAAAGAAAATGTGCAAGTGAGGGAAGAGAATCAGACTCTGGCAACTATTACTCTCCAGAACTACTTCCTTATGTATGACAAGCTTTCTGGTATGACCGGTACCGCAATGACTGAGGATGCAGAGTTCCGCGAGGTTTATCACGTTCCTGTTCAGGTTATTCCACCTAACCGCCCTGTTAAGCGCGAGGATCTTGATGACCTTGTTTATCGTACTATTGACGCTAAATTTGAAGCTGTTGTCAAAGATGTTGAAGAGCGTCACCAAAACGGTCAACCAGTACTTGTTGGTACCGTTTCAATTGACAACTCTGAGCGTATTTCTCGTATTCTTTCAAAGCGCGGTATTAAGCATAATGTTCTGAACGCTAAGTTCCATGAGCGTGAGGCACAGATTATTGCTCAAGCCGGTCGCAAGGGTGCTGTTACCATCGCAACTAACATGGCAGGTCGTGGTACAGATATTCTTCTGGGCGGAAATCCAGATGTTATGGCAGAAGATATCCTTCGTAATCAGGGAATTGAGCCAGCTGAGGCCACTCAGGAGCAAAAAGAAACTGCTCACAAAGAAGCTAAGGAAATCTGTGCTGCTGAGCGTGAGGCAGTAACCGATGCAGGCGGTTTGTGCGTTATTGGTACTGAGCGCCATGAGAGCCGTCGTATTGATAACCAGCTTCGTGGTCGTTCTGGTCGTCAGGGAGATCCTGGTCAGACCCAGTTTTATCTATCCTTGGAAGATGACCTAATGCGTCGCTTTGGTGGAGATCGTATGGACGGCGTTGCGGCAATGATGCAGCGCTATGAGCTTCCTGACGATATGCCAATCAAGGCAAGGATTGTTACTAAGCTCGTTGAAGGCGCTCAGCGCAAGGTTGAGGAAGTCAACTTTGCAATGCGTAAGAACGTCCTTGATTACGACGATGTTATGAATAAGCAGCGCCAGGTTATTTATGCAGAGAGAAACAAGATTCTTGATGGCAAGGATCTTATGGGACTCATTGAAACGGTTACTGCTTCCACTACTCAGCGTGTTTGCGAGGAGTTTTGCTACGGAGATGCTGATGAGTGGGATCTTGAGGGTCTTGAGAAATGGCTTTCTGAGCTTACTGGTAAGACTGACCTTCCAGAGTTTTCCGAGGATACTAAGTTTGAGCAGCTTGAAGGGGATGTCACCGCATTCGTTCAAAAAACCTTTGACGAGAAAACCCAGAAGCTCGGTGAAGAAGTTATGCGAGAGCTTGCTGCTCAGGTAATGCTTCGCGTTATTGATACTCGTTGGATGGCATACCTTCAGGAGATGGATTACTTGAAGACGGGTATTGGTCTTCGCGGTTTTGGCCAGCGTGATCCTTTAGTTGAGTATAAGACTGAGGCATATGAAGCGTTTACACTGCTTGTAAATACCATGTATGAGGACTTCCTTCGTACTATTCTTCGTCTTGAGTTGGTTAATCGTCCACGTCAGAATACTGAGACAGAGGCATTCCAAAATGCTCAATATTCTGGTGGAGAAGAGACTGACGGTGATCAAAAGGCGTTTAAGCAAGGTAAGAGCATGCTTAAGAATGCAGCAGCCATTGGCAAGAGCCCACAGGGAACCGGCGCCAGCCAGTCTTCTGTGTCTACTTACCGTAAGTCTGACGATCCAAATCCTTACGTTAATGTTGGTCGTAATGATCCTTGCCCATGTGGAAGTGGCAAAAAGTTTAAGAACTGCCACGGCCGAAACAGGTAA
- the prfB gene encoding peptide chain release factor 2, giving the protein MADTEVVSLQALAERLFEIEGYLHLAEKRQQISELEAESARPNFWDDAEAAQKIMTQLASLRDDVAGIDRAKEKLGDAEAAFELGTELGDQASFDESRALAVSLEKDLSELELSSWFTDELDHGDAIVTIKPGQGGLESQDWCEMLFHMYLKYCDRRGWKVDINDAPAAEVIGLDRATFTVSGKNAYGMLRAEQGVHRLVRISPTDDKKRRQTSFAGVEVLPVLPEDIEVDIDPNDLRIDVYHASGPGGQGVNTTDSAVRITHIPTGTVVTCQNERSQLQNKAAAMNILRSRLYEIEKEKREAELDELRGPKREISFGNQIRSYVLYPYQLIKDLRTGAETGNVESVFSDGDLDQFIIAYHRWVVGGKD; this is encoded by the coding sequence ATGGCTGATACAGAGGTTGTTTCGCTCCAAGCTTTGGCGGAGCGTCTCTTTGAGATAGAAGGGTATCTTCATCTCGCTGAGAAGCGTCAGCAAATTTCAGAACTTGAGGCAGAAAGCGCTCGTCCCAATTTTTGGGACGACGCTGAAGCTGCACAAAAAATAATGACTCAGCTAGCGTCGCTTCGCGATGATGTCGCTGGTATCGATAGGGCTAAAGAGAAACTTGGTGATGCTGAGGCTGCTTTTGAGCTTGGAACAGAGCTGGGAGACCAAGCATCATTTGATGAATCTCGCGCGTTGGCAGTATCTCTCGAAAAAGACCTTTCAGAACTTGAACTTTCAAGCTGGTTTACTGATGAACTTGACCACGGCGATGCGATTGTTACCATTAAGCCTGGTCAAGGTGGTCTTGAGTCTCAAGACTGGTGTGAAATGCTTTTTCACATGTATCTCAAATATTGTGATCGTCGTGGTTGGAAAGTTGACATCAATGATGCACCTGCAGCAGAGGTTATTGGCCTTGACCGCGCAACTTTTACGGTAAGCGGAAAGAATGCTTATGGCATGCTTCGTGCAGAACAGGGCGTGCATCGTCTTGTAAGAATTTCTCCTACTGACGATAAGAAACGTAGACAGACATCATTTGCTGGTGTAGAAGTTTTACCTGTTCTTCCTGAAGATATTGAGGTTGATATTGACCCCAATGATCTGCGTATTGATGTCTATCATGCATCTGGTCCAGGAGGCCAAGGAGTTAACACTACGGACTCGGCAGTTCGTATTACACATATTCCAACAGGAACAGTAGTAACCTGTCAAAACGAACGCAGCCAGCTACAGAACAAAGCTGCGGCAATGAATATCTTGCGCAGCCGTTTGTATGAGATTGAAAAAGAGAAACGCGAAGCTGAGCTTGACGAGCTCCGTGGTCCAAAGAGAGAAATCTCATTTGGAAATCAAATTAGGAGCTATGTTCTTTATCCTTATCAGCTCATTAAGGATTTAAGAACGGGAGCAGAAACAGGAAACGTTGAGTCTGTTTTTTCAGACGGCGATCTTGACCAGTTCATCATTGCGTATCATCGCTGGGTTGTTGGTGGAAAGGATTAG
- a CDS encoding DeoR/GlpR family DNA-binding transcription regulator translates to MKRSKAYVDSRREAITELLEKRGQASVQELADHFEVSSLTIRRDLDFLEKRGILTRQYGIATLLNPYGRPSGSRQIRSNKAIAREAARYVEDGDCIFINTSSVALGMLEWIDAHDVTVVTNNGKALLLEDIRDLSIILTGGDIRPPRASMTGETALDCIQRITAAKCFLGCTGFSGEFGLTSATSPEPAINAQMLKRSRKHYIVADSSKLGTTSNFQFGSAEDIDLLITDTGATDEQIKELKAAGLKDVVCVTPSILPAK, encoded by the coding sequence ATGAAAAGGAGCAAGGCTTACGTTGATTCACGTCGCGAGGCAATTACTGAGTTGCTAGAAAAAAGAGGTCAGGCAAGCGTTCAAGAACTTGCAGACCACTTTGAAGTCTCTTCTTTAACTATTAGGCGTGACCTGGATTTTCTTGAGAAACGCGGCATCTTAACTCGTCAATATGGCATTGCTACTCTGCTTAATCCTTATGGTCGCCCTTCTGGCTCAAGGCAAATTCGTTCTAACAAAGCAATTGCACGTGAAGCGGCCCGTTACGTTGAAGATGGTGATTGTATCTTTATCAACACAAGCTCCGTTGCTCTGGGCATGCTTGAGTGGATTGACGCTCACGACGTAACCGTTGTTACTAACAATGGCAAGGCTCTACTGCTTGAAGATATCCGCGACCTTTCGATCATTCTTACTGGTGGCGATATCCGTCCTCCACGTGCTTCCATGACTGGCGAAACCGCTCTTGATTGCATCCAGCGCATTACTGCCGCTAAATGCTTCTTGGGCTGCACGGGCTTCTCGGGAGAATTTGGCCTTACCTCTGCAACATCCCCTGAGCCAGCAATTAACGCTCAGATGCTAAAGCGCTCTAGAAAACACTATATTGTTGCCGATTCTTCTAAACTGGGCACCACTTCTAACTTCCAGTTTGGCTCTGCAGAGGACATTGACCTTCTGATTACCGATACAGGAGCAACTGACGAGCAGATTAAAGAGCTCAAAGCTGCAGGCCTTAAGGATGTCGTCTGCGTCACTCCTTCAATTCTTCCCGCTAAGTAA
- a CDS encoding YitT family protein produces MQQSTWQKSFKDSFFIVLGCAIFAVGLDVFEVPNGLAAGGITGFATVIRAIALPFGFDLPVGMQTIAMNIILMAFVAKSGNKKYLLKSVVGFLISSIFVDLFAPFLPVLGANDLMLAALWGSIICGFGLGLVFRAGGNTGGTDIIAQAVSKRFSIPSGTAIIIVDIVIIIAAIPVFSLENGLYSALAIFVTGKMIDFVIDGPRSERCVYIISSEHDAIAHEILYNLNRGCTELQARGLWSGARKPVLMCVLGRTELVQLKVIVSEIDPDALVFISEVHEAIGEGFKSFEALEG; encoded by the coding sequence GTGCAACAATCTACTTGGCAAAAGTCCTTTAAAGATTCGTTCTTTATCGTTCTTGGCTGTGCAATTTTTGCAGTTGGTCTTGATGTATTTGAAGTTCCTAACGGACTTGCGGCTGGCGGTATTACTGGTTTTGCAACAGTTATTAGGGCTATTGCACTGCCCTTTGGATTTGACCTGCCAGTTGGTATGCAGACAATTGCCATGAATATTATTTTGATGGCTTTTGTTGCAAAAAGTGGGAACAAAAAATACTTGCTCAAGAGTGTTGTAGGCTTCTTGATCTCCAGTATTTTTGTTGATCTTTTTGCGCCATTTTTACCAGTACTTGGCGCCAATGATCTTATGCTTGCAGCTTTGTGGGGTAGTATTATCTGCGGCTTTGGTCTTGGTCTTGTATTTAGGGCGGGCGGAAATACCGGCGGTACAGACATTATTGCTCAAGCAGTTTCTAAGCGTTTTTCTATTCCATCAGGTACTGCAATTATTATTGTTGATATTGTCATTATTATTGCGGCTATTCCGGTCTTCTCGCTAGAAAACGGACTGTATTCTGCTTTGGCAATCTTTGTTACAGGTAAAATGATTGACTTTGTCATTGATGGACCAAGGTCGGAGCGCTGCGTTTACATTATTTCTTCTGAGCACGATGCAATTGCTCATGAGATTCTATACAACCTCAATCGTGGCTGTACAGAGCTTCAGGCGCGTGGACTGTGGAGCGGCGCGCGTAAGCCTGTTTTAATGTGTGTTCTTGGTCGTACAGAGCTTGTGCAGTTGAAAGTCATTGTTTCTGAGATTGACCCAGATGCATTGGTATTTATTTCAGAAGTACACGAGGCAATTGGCGAAGGATTTAAATCATTTGAGGCTTTGGAAGGCTAG
- a CDS encoding PTS sugar transporter subunit IIA produces the protein MLSDFLTEDLVQLNIAASSWEDAIRKSVQPLVDNKKVTEGYVDDIIKGVNELGPYIVITEHVALPHARPESGVLEPAIGITVLKDSVEFGSKDNDPVKFLFPLAAKDSEGHLSALQSLVELLSDPDFFAQLEKAQSPKDVVDLVHAKEGRL, from the coding sequence GTGTTAAGTGATTTTCTTACCGAAGATCTGGTGCAGCTCAATATTGCGGCTTCTAGCTGGGAAGATGCAATTAGAAAATCTGTGCAACCACTTGTCGATAATAAAAAAGTAACTGAGGGCTATGTTGACGACATCATTAAAGGTGTCAATGAACTTGGCCCTTATATTGTTATTACCGAGCATGTTGCTCTGCCTCACGCACGTCCTGAGTCCGGCGTACTTGAGCCTGCAATAGGTATTACCGTACTCAAGGATTCTGTTGAGTTTGGTAGCAAAGATAACGATCCAGTTAAGTTTCTTTTCCCACTTGCTGCAAAAGATAGTGAAGGTCATCTTAGTGCTCTTCAATCTCTTGTCGAATTGCTGAGTGATCCAGATTTCTTTGCTCAGCTCGAAAAAGCTCAGTCACCAAAAGATGTTGTGGACCTTGTCCACGCAAAGGAAGGTAGGTTGTAA
- a CDS encoding PTS ascorbate transporter subunit IIC → MLNAILMQLRDTAVIMGIIALVGLLLQKKSAVDVFSGTVKTIIGFMIFNIGSSAMSAQVNIFSDMFSRAFAVKGVVTQVEVATALALNTYGTEVALVMVLGFIMNLVFAKVTPFKSVFLTGQHFLYFSCVLALVFIALGLPMWVTIVLGGVILGFCGAALPSLCQPFVTKLVGGDSIAIGHFNCIGYAFSGYVGKLFAKKNEKDSEKEAKELPEFFKLFKDFVFSVALFMIVLFYVVTIACLVTGHFGDTLANNKPFTSYFGNDMWWIWPFLAGLQFAAGMSVLVYGVRQFIAEITAAFVGISEKLIPDARPAVDCPAIFPFAPNAVIIGFIGSFLGGLVAMALMVAFHSPTIMIPAAGICFFSGGTCGVCGYAYGGWRGALLGSFLVGIFLTAGPLILYPAFAQLGIAEASFPNVDYNIVGSIIYGIGSLFGLA, encoded by the coding sequence ATGCTCAATGCAATTCTCATGCAGCTCAGAGATACAGCCGTTATTATGGGCATTATTGCTCTTGTCGGTCTCTTGCTGCAGAAGAAGTCCGCTGTGGACGTCTTCTCCGGAACTGTGAAGACCATTATTGGCTTCATGATCTTCAACATTGGCTCTAGCGCTATGTCCGCTCAGGTCAACATCTTCAGTGATATGTTTAGTCGTGCGTTCGCTGTTAAGGGTGTTGTAACCCAGGTTGAGGTCGCAACTGCTCTTGCACTGAACACCTATGGTACTGAGGTTGCTCTTGTAATGGTCCTTGGCTTTATCATGAATCTTGTGTTTGCTAAGGTCACCCCATTCAAGTCCGTCTTCTTGACTGGCCAGCACTTCCTGTACTTCTCCTGCGTACTTGCGCTAGTCTTCATTGCTCTTGGCCTCCCAATGTGGGTTACCATTGTTCTTGGTGGCGTCATTCTCGGCTTCTGTGGTGCTGCACTGCCTTCGCTGTGCCAGCCATTTGTAACTAAGCTTGTTGGTGGAGATTCCATCGCAATTGGCCACTTCAACTGCATCGGTTATGCATTCTCCGGTTACGTTGGAAAACTCTTCGCCAAGAAGAACGAGAAGGACAGTGAGAAAGAGGCTAAGGAGCTCCCAGAGTTCTTTAAGCTCTTCAAGGACTTTGTCTTCTCCGTTGCTCTCTTCATGATTGTTCTATTCTATGTTGTTACTATTGCATGCCTTGTCACCGGTCACTTTGGTGACACTCTTGCAAACAACAAGCCATTCACTAGCTACTTTGGCAACGATATGTGGTGGATTTGGCCATTCCTTGCTGGTCTTCAGTTTGCTGCTGGCATGTCCGTTCTTGTTTACGGTGTTCGCCAGTTCATCGCTGAGATTACCGCTGCATTTGTCGGCATCTCTGAGAAGCTCATTCCAGATGCACGTCCTGCAGTCGACTGCCCTGCAATCTTCCCATTTGCACCAAACGCTGTCATCATCGGCTTCATTGGATCCTTCCTTGGCGGCCTTGTAGCAATGGCACTTATGGTTGCGTTCCACAGCCCAACCATCATGATTCCTGCAGCAGGCATCTGCTTCTTCTCTGGTGGTACTTGTGGTGTTTGTGGTTACGCTTACGGTGGATGGCGTGGCGCTCTTCTTGGTTCCTTCTTGGTTGGCATTTTCCTGACCGCTGGTCCTCTGATTCTCTATCCTGCATTTGCTCAGCTGGGAATTGCAGAGGCATCCTTCCCTAATGTTGACTACAACATCGTTGGTTCTATCATCTACGGCATCGGCTCTCTCTTTGGTCTTGCCTAA